The Microtus pennsylvanicus isolate mMicPen1 chromosome 5, mMicPen1.hap1, whole genome shotgun sequence DNA segment ctattaacttcttattggctaactcttgcatctcagtttaacccatttttaataatctgtgtattgccatgggactgtggcttactgggtaaaggtCCGGTCATCTGTCTCCCgcaggctacatggcttttctctggctctgccctctttctcccagcattctgtttagttttcctgcctacctctatccttttgccctattaggccaagccagtttcctttattaattaaccaatcctattcacagaatacaaaggagaatcccacatcacctccccagAATCCAAGACATCACAGGGGTCTTGATTCTTTGCGATCACATACAGCTTCACAAACTATTCCATGGTCACATGATTTGTAGGTTTCTAATTCTGCAAACTGCTTATGGTAGCTCACCTTTGTAGATCTCAATCTCACCACAGGTAACCTTCTCTAGAAAACGGATCTTTCTCTAACATAATCTCAGGTTTTACTCTTTATTATAGCCTggtctatatttttcttcttctttctttctctgctcccccctttttgggtttttctgtgtgtagcactggccatcctggaactcactttatagaccaggctaatcaTGAACTAGAgacctgactgcctctgccttctaagtgctgggattaacagtgtgctCCATCACCACCCGGTGGTACTATATTTTTCTAATTAAGTTTTCTAATACACAATAGTTTTATCAGTTTTTCTGCTCTCCCAATCCTCCCTGCCTAATTTCATGTTTGTATTCTACCCCTACCATgcaacacattctctctctctctcaaaaaaaacaaacaaactccccgcacaaaaagaatcaaaacaaaaacaaagtccaatacaaattttttttaaaaaaaaaaagatgtctaaacaaaacaaaatgaaacaagaagcCCAGGTGGCGCTGGCTGTCACCCAGTTGGCTCTACTATGGGGGTAGTTTTAACAGTTCTAGAATACAGGAAGAAATCAGTGGCTCCATCTCCTTTACAGCAGTGTGCAGGTAGATTTATGCAAGATCAGAAAGGGCACAAGTTTTgtggtccaaaagaaaataaGGGATCTTTGAATGATAAGCagcagaaagaaactgaggaaagggAGACatgaggaaagggaaaaaggCAGCTGGAGACAGCGTGCCACAGTGGAATGTGGCTGCAGACTCCCCAAAAGTTCTCCTCTGACATTCCAACCTatggagggagagtgggggtaaTCAGCCAGGGTCTGCCCAGGAGACCCAAGGCTGGTGAGAGCAGGAAGTAGGTCTCATCTGAGAGTGTAGGCTGTAGCCTATTTATCTCCCTAATGGGGCACTTTTAGAAAGCAAGAGAGAGTTGGCAATGAAGGCTCACATTCTAGTTGAATACCATGCCATTTTTACATGTAAAATTAGTAATGGCAAGAAATACCTTTAACACAAACAGGTGGTTACTCCATTTAAACGTAGTCCAAGCTTTCCTCAACCCTTGAGGAAACCCACTACATGTTTGCTTGCTCTGTAGATAATTCCCAAGAAGGTGGGACACTCAGTGACTTCATGACTTCACCTGCTTGAGCAGTTGTGTAATTTTGGCAGCTGTCCCTGCTTTGCCATCTGTGCCAAGGAATCGCGGAGCCAAGAGTGTCTGCCAAGAGGAGTCAAAACACCAGGGCTTGGACTTGCTACAAATGGAGGCAGTCCAGCTCTCCAATCAGCCAATGCCATTGTTAAAGGAGCATGATAAATGGATTGCATCTGCACTTGTGAGCTGACAACGGTCCAACAGGGTGAAAAATGACAGGAAGCCAGGCTTCTGGCATAGCCTGCGGAGGGTGTGCAGTGTTCCACTGAAGCCTGGCAATGGGGCAAggcatagcagaaccattttccAAGGAATTTTTCCCTTCTGGGCAGAGGCCACAGCCCTTCCATTTGGTTGGATAACATGTGGTATCTTGGGAACTAACCTGGAGAAACTGCACACAGTGAGAAGTGCAGAAATACTATGCCTTAAAGACACATGTGCCTGAAGCAtccacttgagagacagagacaatgaGCACTGTGCTTATTCTGAGGAAGTTTCTTCCATCTTCTCCAATGCCCTCTGGCTCAGTAACAGGTCATTTAAGGCAACAAAACCTGAATTTCCAGATGTTCCAAAAGAACAAAGAGCTTCAAGATATTTCAGTAGAAACATATAAgtaatctataaatatatatttttcctcgaattctttttttattttttatctttatattattattaaaaatttccacctcctccccacctcccatttccctcccctatCTCCctacttctcctccccctccctctccagtccaaagagcagtcagggttccctgccctgtatgaagtcctcccccctccatccaggtctaggaaggtgagcatccaaacagactaggctcccacaaagccagtacatacagcaggatcaaaacctagtgccattgtttTGGCTCCttagtcagcactcattgtctgccacattcagagagtctggtttgaccacatgctccatcagttgcagttcagctggccttggtgagctcccattaaatcagccccaacgtctcagtgggtgggtgcaccatatagatatatttttaataagcAAGTAGCTGCCTGTAATTCTGTTTACAGCCATAAGCACTGTGAATTTTGGTTGTTACCTtccattttcccattttctacTCTTTTTTACCTTTACTTTCCCTCTTCTAGAACCCCCCTCTCATGTGTGCACtcgtgcgcacatgtgtgtgtgtgcgtgtgtgtgtcaagGGGATATCAGGTCATTAAATCAAGTGGTCACTTCTGAGCCTCCGTTTTCACAACCTCCCAGCATCAGCAGCCTCAAGGATTACTCCTCCCTGAAATACCTTCTTCCCTTGGATCCTAAGACCTAAGACTGTGCATCTGTCCAGATTTTTCCTGTTTCATTGatccttgttttttattgtctgttttaaaatgtttttggtttttgagacagactgaTTTGAACTCAAGACTTTCCTATCTTGGCCTCTTGGGTGTTGGGATTGTAAACTCTTCATAAAGCTTATTGGGCTGCGTATGTCAGAGGCCACCTTTTTGGGGGTGATTTTTGTCATGACCCTAGCAATGGTGGGTTTATATGTTTCAGGGTAggagtgtgaggattagaaaacattaagtaggaggaacagagacaagaaaaaattACAGAGACATAACCTAGTATCAGGAGGGCCACTCAGTCCCCTGCATACTGAGTTCTGAATCCTGAGTTCGCCAGCCGGTATTTAATTTTCCCTACACTTTTACACTCCAatacaaaaggaaagagaaaacaaaagaaggcttTAACGTGTTACAAAGGTCAACCAGAATAGTTACTTTCCCCAATACTAGAGATATTAAGAcattaattcttgagaaaagcattttgttgtttaggcagtgaatcctagaccaagtatcctgaggGCAGCCCCTCCCTAGATCAaacctcttaattcaaaagaaggagcagaattCAAGtaagcttgaattctctgacctttggtcagggtggagagaatacacctctatgggccatcttaatgtccaaaacaccaagtaaccacaccctatgTCAGGTTGTGTAGCTACAGCTGTTGTCAACAACCTTGAGAGAGCTCAAACTCTTTaatcttcagacaaggtggaatggaataggctcacatttttgggcctccataaAGTGAGCCCACCCTACATGGATGTTTTTTCTTCAATCCTATCccaaggctgtctttgaactttttgGATCACTTTCTTTGGACTCCCTTGTGTTGGGGGAGGCTTCTGTCCTACCTTGTTATTCTATAaatgcacagaaactatattatttgcaatactgtttggccaatagcttaagcatattgctagctagctcttataccctaaactaatccatctccattagcctatgcatcaccatgaggtcatggcctactggtaaagtttTGGTGGGCTTGAATGGAGGCATCTGTCcctggtggtggctacatggcttctcattgactccgccttctttctcccagcattcagtttagttttcccacctagctctattctgctaagccactggccaaaacagctttattcattaaccaataaaagtacaAGATATATAGAAggtcttcccacaccatttctccttttctgtataaactaaaaggaaggttttaactttaacacagtaaaattacatgtaacaaaacagttgtCCACCAAGAATTAAAgttgaaatatttatatctactttatattttatcataactaaggaaaattatagctatctattcttcaactccatcaaagattccagaagaatataatattacctaagtaaacaaaaagtgcattgtaagcaacttccaaaactctggaattggcagagacatcttgctgttagacagtcacccaaagttcttctgtaccatggGGAatttatcttcagcctacaggcccatagtatccagtagacattcccatgaagcagggaatttgaagatctcttatgcCTTGTATTGGCAaggttcatcagttgctttcttctgtatcctgcaaaatggctggcagactctttcatgaagcaggaacctcaaaggactgtctcaccttctttaggcaacttcagtagtcatttttctgtgggtcctgcatgtccagttaaacAGTTCATGCAAGAGCACTttctgcccaaatggctaacaaactttaTAAGGagctcttcaatgcccatcttcctcttgaagtaattagtgttgccaggagtaatgtgtctcattgtcatgaaaagtccaaagttattaaaacattttaaattacatattctgaaggtctctgaaagatttgaagaatgtcTGTCTAActaaaatgtatctctatatatctggtAAACCTAGCTAACATGTCTAGAAGCTTGACTTTTATAGataattatttattaacctatatttcttaattataattacatttttaagtgagctgtacaaatacaataccttaatcaagagcagaaatatacatgtaacaaaattgagcttaaatttgtgtcaatagaccaagatccataccaatgcaaagtattcatatctatagcatatcccctgttaaatgtaaacaaacataaacaatcatttagtgaatttgggtgtagttgtctccaaactgtttcctgctttttgtttggcaaagtaatttttgggggtgttcatggtgaccttttgggggatcttggtccatcaaaccacattattcTGAAAgaaatccacagattctcatcctccgtggaaataaaagaagaacctattttttaaagcatcatattcttagactcaaattttggaatcaagacacctttaaagtatatatgttggtttagcttagcagctgtCACAATGAaacatctctctgtacttagctccttcacagtcaaaaaaattaaggaaaacataataatatacataatccatactctctgtgtattttccatctttatgtggcgtggttttctttacctctttaatctatgactgaactgtgtctctttaaagactttgttttttataatcatttacttccttttataactgtttgtattatttttcttctctctcccaagcgtacatacatttatccaacactgtgacccatttagagttttttttttatctgaatctgtctttattgcatatctataatcCTTTTCTGATGAAGACTGCTTCATAAAAACAATGTAGTGTGGttaggctgctttgccttttggctcttcCCAGTCCTATATGGTAGaggtccattcactgcctctgagactgttgagtgagagccatgctcaccacctcaactctggtaaccaaTTGGCTCATGTTACCACTGAataacttgcagcatgctgcccacaaacaccattcaagtgcttggcctcctgaaagagttcatgctggcagcatggaccaggaagccactgtttcaaaactgcatagatttttttctgatactgctaaatcaggaagacctctcttaaaggaaccatgcctCTGCTTGATTCTAGAGCCCACTCAAGAAAATGCTGCGACCAAAAAGTCattcttaactctgttcttttgtgtctagaattcctttccaagctttctcaggttttacgtgatttagtcagccccacattggtGCACCAATTGTTCAGGGAGGCTTCTATCCTGCCTGGTCttgcaataaacacacagaaactatattatttgcaatactgtttggccaatagcttaagtgtattgctatctagctcttatatcctaacccatctccattagtctgtgcatcaccatgaggttgtggcctactggcaattATCAACAGTCTCTAGTGGCAgctgtggctacatggcttctcattgactccgccttcttcctcccagcattcagtttacttttcccacctagctctattctgataagccactggtcaaaacagctttattcattaaccaataaaagcaacacatatacagaacaaCTTCCCATACCACCCTTGCAATTTCATGAACATAATTATCACCTGCCTACTGAGAACTTCCCAATATGTGTCTCTTACAGTATCTTCCTCCTGAACTCTGGACTCACAACTCTCTAGATCCCCTTAGAATTTTGACAGGTATCTCAAGTGTCCAAAATAGGACTTTTAGACCCCATCAAAACTTTCTCACTACAAAGAGTCCCTTGCTAGCTCATTAAACAGCTGTTTGCTCAGGCTGAATTTGCTATCTTCCTCATCTGTCTTTCATCCTCACATCCAAATCATCACCCTCTACCATGGAACAACTGCCTGAACCACCACAAAGGCCCAAGAAGCAATTGCCCACTTTTGTCTTACCCATCTTTCAGACTACATAAGCCTCCTTGAGATAAAGTTGGGTATACAGATGATCTCATAATATTCTGGTAGTCTCTCATGTCACATAGACTAAagccaaaaaattttaaattttaattataagatTCCCAATACAGCAGAATGCAAATAAGAGCACACGGACTAAGAATCAAATTGTCCATGTTTTGAGCCTAGATATGACTTTTAACTGTGTGATGCTGGGCAAGATACTTAATTTTTCAGCATCTGTGCATTCCCATGTATAAAATGGGATCATTGTAATTCCTTTCTCGTGCTTGTTGTGAGAATATTTATACCAAGCTCACAGTGGTGGCATACAGTAAACATTGAAAAAGTTCAAAAACAACAAGGCAAGCATGTTGGGCTAGGAATAAAGACTTTCTTATCAATTCTGCATTTAAAAACCACAACACCAGTAGTTGCAGCTGTAAGAACTTAACGGTACTCCAAACATCtctgaaagcaaaaaaaaacaaaaaaaaaaacaaaaaaaacgagcaaaccaaaaagcatgttggTCAGCCAAACTTAAACTAATAAACTCTGGttattctcttatttattctgaGTTGAGGGTTAGAATGGATTATATACCTTGACTTACATTTTCAAGCATTTTGGTGCTTCTTAAGCATCCTTGATCCTtccgggtggtggcacacgcctttagtcccagcacttgggaggcagagacaggtgaatctctgtgtgttcgaggccagcctgatctacaagagcccgtttcaggacaggttccaaagctacagaaaaatcctgccttgaaaacaaaacaaagtaaagcaTCCTTGATCCTTAGCTTGTGTGGATATCCATCCACTTCTCAATCAGcaaattttaatgtctaaaataGGTGTGGGTTTTCAGTTCACAGGTTGGTTTTAATTTGTGACTCTTCTGTTCTGCATTTGGACTTTATTATAGCATTAAAATGGGCCGCCATTGTGTCTGAATCAGTTCAGTAGACTGCAGTGCTTGGCACTTGTGCGCACCCAGATTgggcagaggagggggaagagacgTGGTATTTTAACTAATAGTCACATGATTGACTGTTTAGTGGAGAAAAGAAGTGAAGACTCGATTTTGAACATGGCTTTGATCATTTGAATCATGTGAATTGATTtttgagggaagagagagaagggctaTAGGATAGGAGGCCACAAGGCTGGCTTGTTAAACCCATTTTACAGGTTGCTTATCATATCTCAGACATCTCCCAACACAGAACACGGGCCATGTCCTCAGGATCATCATTATAATCGccatgggagggaggaagagtctTATACCCACAATTATATATGCCCAGACTGTTAGAAGTGAAAAGAACTCAGTGGAAAGAAGTCAGCTGTGTTCTTGGAAGCAAAAGAAATCATGAGTTTGTTTAGAAAGATAAAAGGTGATAAAGGCACATAGGGACTTAAGAAGGGACCCTAATATTTGTTCATGGTAATATGATTTAGGAGACCTCCATGCCTTGTGGCAGTCTGCAGCCACCTTCCTTTGCCAGTAGTAAACTGTTTCAGGCACAGCTTTTATTCCCCTGGTGACAATTCCTTTGAGGATGTGGAGGGAGAAACAATCTGATTGTTTCTGCACACCGGGAACAAATGACATCCTTCAATAAGAACTTATATTTTAGGCAAGTTGCCAAGAATATGAAACTTAGCACCCCCCGATATGTGTATGAATAAAAGATGAACAAATGAACCTGTCTTTTATAAAATGATATTGTAATTTTTGATAAACAGCTAATGCTTTCTCtacttacttttaattttgaaagaaaattagcCCTGCGATACCATCCAGACAAGAACCCAGATGACGCGTCTGCTGCTGAGAAGTTTAAAGAAATCAACAACGCCCATGCAGTCCTCACCGACCCATCCAAAAGAAACATATATGACAAGTATGGATCGCTGGGGCTCTATGTGGCTGAGCAATTTGGAGACGAAAACGTTAACACATACTTCATGCTGTCAAGTTGGTGGGCAAAGGTAAAtcgctttttttttcttcaaaaacaattTCCTGGAAGATCACAGTATTCTTCATCCTTTTAAGAACCTATCTCAAAGGAAGATCATCCTTCCTTCTATTAAACTCTTGTAAATAAAATGAGACATCACTTCCACTGAAAGCTGTTATTTGGGGACCATTTTTCTTCAGCCCATCAATTAATTATGAAATCCAACATGACTTAACAGACTTCTAGACGTTAATTATATTTGAGTTTGGAGCTCCAGGTTAATTCTGACTGCTCCCCTCTTCTCCTGCGGTGACTAATTAAGAACTGACTCATtgctcaaaaaccaaaataatttattAGTGTGACAactatttaataaattattataagACAAATTTAGCCCGTGTACTTTACTATCTATAGCTTAGGCTACATCAGCAAAGACAATACCTAGGAGAATGAGTGGTAATTATCTCACAGGCTCAGCTGGAGTCGCCTTGAGGTAGCAGAGATGACAATGTGGGGAAAGGTGAGAATTAAGTAGTAGAGTACTGGGAATtgatgagggagagagaaactgaTAGATAcctggttaagaaaaaaaaacaatataaagactTAAGAAATCAGAATTGTAGTAGTGATCTTCTTTTCCCAGGAACTCCAATGTATGTATATTTGGTAgtggtatatttatatttttattaattttaatatttctgataaaaaactattttatatataGAACATACATATGGTCTATTAATTATTTTGTGGGCAGTTGACCTTCATGTAAGTTGtggtaaataataatttttttaagaaccCCAATCTTCAGAAAAGGCAGGATTCATGTTGAGTAGAAATTTGATTGCCATTTTCTCCTACTCACTTTCCTATATTGAAGAATTTGGTAATCGAGAGAGGATGTTTTGGAGGTAAGCTGGAAGAGACAGTCTGTGCCACAAAGCCCCACTTGCAGCCTTCTAGCTTTCCTAGATCCCCACTGACCTTTCTCTGTGGGGGTCCTGGGATAGAGATGGTACTGTGTGGATTTGGAGCACAGTATGAGAAGGGACATTCTGACCAAGTCATTGGTGAGAGCAGACTAGCACTCATATAACCAAGCAGGCTTTTGTGGGGTTGCCTGGGACCCTTTCTTCCAGGCATGACACTGTTCCCATGGGAAGGAGAATCTGCAGGCCCACTAACCACACACATTTACCAGACTCAATATTATATCTTGTCTGCCTAAAGAGGAGAATGGATTGTCATGTCCAGGAAACTGAAGAAACTGATTAAAATCCCTATAGACAAGCCTCATCCACTCTGTAGCAAAGATATGTGACGTTAAGCAATTACAGGCATGACTCTCTTAAAAAAGAGGTATACTTTCCTTTTCTGCTGTACCAAAGCTCAGTTGTACCATGCTCGTCAAAGTGGCATTAAATATACTTCTTACGAATGAGTCAGTGTACCATCAAgatgtgcatttaaaaaaaatgccaggtaCCTGCTAGTATCTAATAGGGGAGTAAATGTGGTAAGGGATGAAGGAAGGCTGTTTCCCACACAAGGCAATTTCcctggagaaggaagcagagttgGGATGAAAAGGAGATTTTCAGAGAACAGTATGGAAGTAGCAGAGCAAAAGAAAGTGTAGGTGAAGGGCAGAGGTCCTCAAGGCCATGCCTGGGGAATGCTCACGGGGGTTTTGGAGGCAAGTAGGTATAGTAGGGAGACCAcgtgtttgtttcctggctgcccagactcccaaaataatcacacagaaaccatattatttaaatcactgcttggcctattagctctaacttcttattagccaagtcttacatcttaatttaacccatttctagtaatctgtgtatcgccacatggctgtggcttacccggtaaagttcaggcatctgtctccgaaggggctacatggcttctcactgactccgccttctttctcccagcattcagtttagttttctgcacctagctaagttctaccttgctataggccaagccagtttctttattcattaaccaataaaaggaacacatagacagaaggatctcccacaccaaGTGGGGGTTTTAAATTTCCTTAAGATGGTAAAATCATACAGCACACATAGCAAAGACACTGCCAATGTGTGTGACTGAGGTCCCCCTCCGCAAGCCATCGTCAGACTCCACCCCATTTCTGGAGCCATGGTGAGAAGATGGGAaagtgagggaggggaaggaaggtggGGGTGTTAGCACTGGATTCTTCTTAGGTATctgaagaagtgtgtgtgtacacacgtcaTCTTTATCCATGCCCCACCCCCCACTCACTGATTATATAAAATCTGCATTAAGATGGAAGATGTACAAGCTTCTTTACGTATTATAGCaaatttgatttttctcagttgacaAAAAAAGTGGTTTCCTTGGAATTTCAGATTGGGGAAATCAAGAGTGTGTATCGTGTTTAATGAGCAAGGCATTTGAGCTTGTAGGGAAATCTTGGTGCTGTTCCCTGGGAGGCACCAATGTCTGTTTGCCTATTGTTTTGTATACTCGTTAATTAGGGAGGAACTGGGTGTCTGCAACATGTCAGGTTCTAATCCACCAGACACATGGGGTTGCAGGATGACTGTTGGTGGGAGCCTGTAAGGCACGCAGCCTGATATAATGAGACAGGGCTGTCAGCCAGTCTGTTCAACTGTCAGCAAGAATGGAGTAGCCGTCTAAGTCGGTATGGCACACAGCTGGGCTGCGATGGTTAGGTGGTCCCTGTTTTGAAGCGGAATCAGGGAAGACACAATAAAGGGGAATTTGAGGTGCTCTTAGACAACAGGTGGATATTAACTGAAGAAAGGGCAGGGATGTCTAAGCAAGCCAATCCACGTGCAGAGTCGAGCTGTATGGCAGGAACAGGGTTGTGCTGGTGCCTAGAGAGTTGGCAGGAACCCCCTGCAAGAGCTCCGGAGAGCAAGGGTTTCTCTTATAGCTCACTTCAGCAACCTCACAGGGTGGAGTGAAAGGGAACAAGGGTGGACGTGGAGCTGCCAAGAGGAGGTTCTTGAAGTGACACCAGAGACACTGAGCAGAACCCACAAAGTCCTCTGACCCAAACAGGGAAGGGAGTGAGGAGGGAGGGGTCTGGAAAGGCTATGCAGGACCAGGTTACTAACAGTGTGGGGCAGCAGGGGAGGAAGTGCAGGGAGCATCATCCTGCAGCGCTTTCGTGATGGTAACTGACTTCCATTGAATAAGACAGCAGGACTAGTTCACGTGGCCAGTGGGTATTCTGTCCAGTAGTTGGTTTgggttctgttttcctttcctcacTCTTAGCACCCACAACAGcctaagaaaaaggaagaaagtgctGGACTTCATGGCTCTGACTGAAAGTAATTTCCTCCAGGTTTCATTTGTGTAAACGTTCGTGAGAATGGAACGTAAAAGATGGGTTCCCACAGGGATGAGGCTAAGGGCGAGTGTGTGGCATGCACGGTGTGCCGAGATGTCTTTCAGTCTCTCGGGTCTCTCGGGTACACAGCTACAGACTTTGTTTCTGGGGTTGCCCTCCTCCTCTCCGTGCCCCTCCCTCAGAGTTTGGCCTCTCTGTTTACCCTAGACCCTGTTCATCATCATCGGCCTCCTGACAGGCTGCTATTTTTGCTGCTGCCTTTGCTGCTGCTGCAACTGTTGTTGTGGACACTGTCGGCCAAAGTCATCGGCGCCAGAAGAGGACTTCTACGTGTCACCAGAAGACCTTGAGGAACAAATCAGAACTGACATGAAAGAAGGTAGTTGAGCGTAGAGGGCACGGGCGCCATGGTACAGATTGAAGTGGGTGCTAGGTCTTACTAAAGTAACAGGCGCAGTGGCCATACAGGGTCACTCCGCCAAGACTATCAGCTGGGTGGATATCTGGGAGAAGATGAGGGGCATTGACCTTGACTGACCTTAGAGAAAGGTTAAATTTAACATTATTAGAGAGAAATTATTAAACACCCCTGATGTCGTAAGGCAAGTACAGTTCACCATCTCTTTACAAGAGAAACTGGTTCTGGGTTCTGGGAAGTTCGGGTGAGAGTCTTCAGGAccccaccacccagttcccaaataaatacatggagagttattttacttattaatGCTGGAATGTAgcatggcttgtttctagccagcttttcttaaattatccagtctaccttt contains these protein-coding regions:
- the Dnajc5b gene encoding dnaJ homolog subfamily C member 5B, whose translation is MACNIPDQRQRTMSTTGNTLYEVLGLQKGASCEEIKKSYRKLALRYHPDKNPDDASAAEKFKEINNAHAVLTDPSKRNIYDKYGSLGLYVAEQFGDENVNTYFMLSSWWAKTLFIIIGLLTGCYFCCCLCCCCNCCCGHCRPKSSAPEEDFYVSPEDLEEQIRTDMKEDMDFPVVLQPTNANEKTQLIREGSRSYCTDS